In one bacterium genomic region, the following are encoded:
- a CDS encoding tetratricopeptide repeat protein, with protein sequence MNRTVVSIFVSIVCMIQFCSASDKEGLLLKIIPTKKVFLLGESVWVKFILKNNTKVPKEVKVYSSELMGIFHFLNSKGKEFSCVTAMPGQIGPIPTTTFNPGDSRVRYYDLNRGLSEYPLSKLLKEDSYIIEIPPASSCPDIKEIISEPAKFEIKQPTGEEKQAFELFENACKYSITCFMREKPSQTDTNIIKAREYFHKLVDTYPRSVYAPYAQYRICTTKNFSENLSEWAETQGPIEWKKLSENYLELAEYNPSIVSYLTGSFEGAGKTDEAKKYLQKILAKYPNSNRAEKAKNILERLKIDEGKHIRALEKQKKS encoded by the coding sequence ATGAATAGAACAGTGGTTTCTATATTTGTTTCAATAGTTTGTATGATACAATTTTGTTCTGCTTCTGACAAAGAAGGACTTCTTTTAAAAATTATTCCTACGAAAAAAGTGTTTTTATTAGGGGAATCGGTATGGGTAAAATTTATACTAAAGAATAATACTAAAGTTCCGAAAGAAGTTAAAGTATATTCCTCCGAATTGATGGGAATCTTTCACTTTTTAAATTCCAAGGGCAAGGAATTTAGTTGTGTTACAGCAATGCCGGGTCAGATTGGCCCTATCCCTACTACAACTTTTAACCCAGGGGATTCTAGGGTAAGATATTATGATTTAAACAGAGGTTTATCAGAGTATCCTCTATCGAAACTATTAAAAGAAGACAGCTACATTATAGAAATCCCCCCGGCATCAAGCTGTCCCGATATTAAAGAAATTATTTCCGAACCGGCAAAGTTTGAAATAAAACAACCAACAGGAGAAGAAAAACAAGCTTTTGAACTTTTTGAGAATGCTTGTAAATATTCCATTACATGCTTTATGAGAGAAAAGCCCTCCCAAACGGACACAAACATAATAAAAGCAAGGGAATATTTCCATAAATTAGTAGATACTTATCCCAGAAGTGTTTACGCTCCTTATGCTCAATACAGGATTTGTACCACGAAAAATTTCTCGGAAAATCTTTCGGAATGGGCAGAGACTCAGGGACCTATTGAATGGAAGAAATTATCAGAAAATTATCTGGAACTTGCAGAATACAATCCATCTATTGTTTCGTATCTTACGGGGTCTTTTGAAGGAGCGGGAAAAACAGACGAAGCAAAAAAGTATTTACAAAAAATACTTGCTAAATATCCCAATTCAAACCGTGCAGAAAAAGCAAAAAACATTTTAGAACGCTTAAAAATAGACGAGGGCAAACATATTAGAGCACTTGAAAAACAAAAGAAATCTTGA
- a CDS encoding CinA family protein, producing the protein MNLSKELARILKEKKLTISVVESCSGGLIQKIITDTAGSSEYFLGGVVAYSNELKEKLIGVKHSTLLKYGAVSKETSVELANGITKITGSDIGISTTGIAGPGGGTKDKPVGLVYIGICIGKKTTSYKYLFKGNREKIRKQTAEEGLKKVIEMLNFRI; encoded by the coding sequence ATGAATCTTTCAAAAGAACTCGCCCGAATACTAAAAGAAAAAAAACTAACCATCTCCGTTGTTGAGTCCTGCTCCGGTGGACTTATCCAGAAAATAATCACGGATACCGCTGGAAGTTCGGAATATTTTCTCGGCGGTGTAGTGGCTTACTCCAACGAACTAAAAGAAAAACTCATCGGCGTAAAACACAGCACCCTACTTAAATACGGCGCAGTCAGCAAAGAAACTTCCGTCGAACTCGCAAACGGAATAACTAAAATCACGGGCTCCGATATAGGAATTTCCACAACGGGAATCGCCGGTCCCGGCGGCGGAACTAAAGATAAACCCGTCGGGCTTGTTTATATCGGAATTTGTATTGGCAAAAAAACAACATCCTATAAATACCTCTTCAAGGGTAATCGCGAAAAAATAAGAAAACAAACTGCAGAAGAAGGATTGAAGAAAGTAATAGAAATGCTGAATTTTAGAATTTAG
- a CDS encoding radical SAM protein gives MSNNLNLFSRYYKTHGMKIFLYPEVMYRWMLNKRDARNRPIFVKSRPNIIQIELTNICNLSCKHCYRHLTKQQLGYMKKDVFEKIISEFKSPVSIGLYGTGESMLHPEFFDFVEYARKRHRFSTITLTTNGTLLNETSAQKIIGLRIDKICISLDAATPETYVKTRGKDSFNQILEGIRILINAREKMHSKTPLVGVNFVILEENKKEILDFVKLTVSLGVDFIGTLRFPLPISPEGAYIDKSKTSLEGIYNQLVEAKKYIETRKLFIKESLIQNPETVFNFGDRKGFFCSAPWEYPQITWEGEVTPCCVIPFSEVYSLGNIGKSSFGEIWNNPEICAFRRKIKKSIPPINWCKKCFY, from the coding sequence ATGTCAAATAATTTAAACTTGTTTTCCCGTTATTATAAAACACACGGGATGAAAATATTCCTTTATCCGGAAGTTATGTACAGATGGATGCTTAACAAACGAGATGCGAGGAACAGACCGATATTTGTGAAAAGCCGGCCGAATATTATCCAGATAGAATTAACCAATATTTGCAACCTTTCGTGTAAACACTGTTACAGACATTTAACAAAACAACAATTAGGCTATATGAAAAAAGACGTTTTCGAAAAGATTATTTCAGAGTTTAAATCTCCCGTATCAATAGGATTATACGGAACCGGCGAATCTATGCTTCATCCCGAATTCTTTGATTTTGTGGAATACGCAAGAAAACGGCACAGGTTTTCTACCATTACTTTAACGACAAACGGAACTTTATTAAATGAAACATCCGCGCAAAAGATTATTGGTTTACGTATTGATAAAATATGCATTTCGCTTGATGCCGCGACGCCTGAAACTTATGTGAAAACAAGAGGAAAAGACAGTTTTAATCAAATACTTGAAGGCATTCGTATACTAATTAACGCACGAGAAAAAATGCATTCAAAAACGCCATTAGTCGGGGTAAATTTTGTAATCCTTGAGGAAAACAAAAAAGAGATTTTAGACTTCGTAAAACTTACGGTATCTCTTGGAGTTGATTTCATAGGAACATTAAGGTTTCCGCTTCCGATTTCCCCGGAAGGCGCTTACATAGATAAGTCAAAAACATCTCTGGAAGGAATTTACAATCAACTGGTTGAAGCAAAAAAATACATAGAAACGAGGAAGTTATTTATTAAAGAGAGTCTTATACAGAATCCTGAAACGGTATTTAATTTTGGCGACAGGAAAGGATTTTTCTGTTCTGCGCCGTGGGAGTATCCGCAGATAACGTGGGAGGGCGAAGTTACTCCCTGTTGTGTCATTCCTTTTTCGGAAGTTTATTCGCTGGGAAATATAGGAAAATCCTCTTTCGGGGAAATATGGAATAATCCCGAAATATGTGCTTTCCGGAGAAAAATAAAAAAATCCATCCCGCCGATAAATTGGTGTAAAAAGTGTTTTTATTAA
- a CDS encoding glycosyltransferase has translation MKRVLVFTTIERAFYSSVIEYQLLEPIAEIAQKDRGNKFIYIGFIPINQWVSRDKLLKSFIIYKNNRKRIKSWLSKNNVYCKFIPILFPIRCKGFHLNIWWLCLYTICSLPILFYILLRYRINLVHSRNYPATLIVFLTGLLLGIPYIFDMRDLYPEKGIEAGIFSRKSWSYRLWKLIELKLIKSASYVVTTSEPFKEYVQKKTIKSGTSKVIFWPNCVNPLHFKPDETLRKAVREEYGVQNKFVLLHSGTFGTPKDIPLTLKYFIHFKTIQPNAHLVIFYGIQQKITEIIALAKETGIKQKDLTVLSLPPEEVPKHILIGDVGLHLESMAIATPYGIGVKDGEYLSAGLPIIVTHWQEGIAPLVKKYQAGIVVDTLNNSIQNELQLLKNYTRFRENGFKLVEEVFSLNRNVKRLNEIYFYPHSKQNRQ, from the coding sequence ATGAAAAGAGTTCTTGTCTTTACGACTATTGAGCGAGCATTTTATTCGTCAGTAATAGAATACCAGCTTTTAGAACCTATTGCAGAAATTGCACAAAAAGACAGGGGGAACAAATTCATATATATAGGATTTATCCCCATTAACCAGTGGGTTTCAAGGGACAAGTTATTAAAAAGCTTTATAATTTATAAAAACAATAGGAAAAGAATAAAAAGCTGGCTAAGTAAAAACAATGTTTACTGTAAGTTTATACCAATTCTTTTTCCAATAAGATGCAAAGGATTTCATCTAAACATCTGGTGGTTATGCTTGTATACTATTTGCAGTCTACCAATACTTTTTTATATTTTATTACGATATAGAATTAATCTTGTTCATTCACGAAATTATCCTGCAACGCTAATTGTATTTTTAACCGGTTTGCTTCTGGGAATACCTTATATTTTTGATATGCGTGACCTTTATCCCGAAAAAGGAATAGAAGCAGGGATATTCAGCAGAAAATCGTGGAGCTACAGGTTGTGGAAACTTATTGAACTCAAGTTAATAAAATCCGCTTCTTATGTTGTGACTACTTCCGAACCATTCAAGGAATATGTGCAAAAAAAAACAATAAAGTCCGGAACATCCAAAGTAATTTTTTGGCCCAATTGTGTTAACCCATTACACTTTAAGCCCGATGAAACATTACGTAAGGCCGTAAGAGAAGAATATGGGGTACAAAACAAATTTGTTCTTTTGCATTCCGGGACATTTGGGACTCCAAAAGATATACCGCTCACATTAAAATATTTTATTCATTTTAAGACAATCCAACCAAATGCGCATCTTGTAATTTTTTATGGGATACAACAAAAGATAACAGAAATTATAGCCCTGGCAAAAGAAACAGGGATTAAGCAGAAAGATTTAACCGTTCTATCTCTGCCACCGGAAGAAGTGCCAAAACACATCTTGATTGGAGATGTCGGATTGCATCTGGAATCTATGGCAATTGCCACTCCCTATGGGATAGGCGTAAAGGATGGAGAATATCTCTCGGCAGGTTTACCAATAATAGTTACGCACTGGCAGGAAGGAATTGCGCCGCTCGTAAAAAAATATCAGGCAGGAATTGTAGTTGACACATTAAATAATTCCATACAAAATGAATTACAATTATTAAAAAACTATACTCGGTTCAGGGAGAATGGATTTAAACTTGTTGAAGAAGTGTTCTCATTAAACCGGAACGTAAAAAGATTAAATGAAATTTATTTCTATCCCCATTCCAAACAAAACAGGCAATAA
- the rfaE2 gene encoding D-glycero-beta-D-manno-heptose 1-phosphate adenylyltransferase: MGELVNLEKAKSITEKAKSTGARVVFTNGCFDLLHPGHIECLRVAKELGDILIVGLNSDSSVRGLKGPERPILSESARALILCAIRYVDYVVIFSESTPQKVIETLKPSIIVKGGDYKPDAVVGHEVVEKEGGCVVIVPQVPDYSTTNIINKLNKK, translated from the coding sequence ATGGGCGAACTTGTTAATCTTGAAAAAGCAAAATCTATAACAGAGAAAGCAAAATCTACCGGCGCAAGAGTCGTTTTTACTAATGGCTGTTTTGACCTTCTGCATCCCGGCCACATAGAATGTTTGCGTGTCGCCAAAGAACTCGGGGACATATTAATTGTCGGCTTGAACAGCGATAGTTCTGTTCGCGGGCTCAAAGGTCCGGAGCGTCCGATTCTTTCCGAATCTGCGCGCGCTTTGATTTTATGCGCAATAAGGTATGTGGATTACGTAGTTATATTTTCCGAATCCACACCTCAAAAAGTAATAGAAACTTTGAAACCAAGTATCATTGTAAAGGGTGGAGACTACAAACCGGATGCCGTTGTCGGACATGAAGTCGTAGAAAAAGAAGGCGGGTGTGTAGTCATAGTCCCTCAGGTCCCCGACTACTCCACAACCAATATAATAAACAAACTGAATAAGAAGTAA
- the uvrB gene encoding excinuclease ABC subunit UvrB, translated as MEFKLVSKYKPAGDQPQAIAKLIKGVKRGDKFQTLLGVTGSGKTFSIANVIQTIQLPTLVISHNKTLAAQLYGEFKSFFPENAVEYFISYYDYYQPEAYLPVTDTYIEKDASINEEIERLRLKATSSLLERKDTVIVSSVSCIYGLGSPETYREMMVRIKLGDVFERQELIAQLTDIHYSRNDVDFSSGTFRVRGGVIELHPAYSEYGIRIELEGNTVTRIREIHPTTFDSVKELEWAHIYPAKHFVAPQSTIDKAMQNIQKELDDRLKYFRSQNKLLEAQRLETRTRFDMEMMREAGYCAGIENYSRWLANRKEGERPFCLLDYFPEEFLMIIDESHVTMPQIRGMYNGDRSRKETLVEYGFRLPSALDNRPLRLAEFEKLIKSVIFTSATPADFERQNSAQIVEQIVRPTGLIDPPITVKKTENQIDDIIKLVKARAKKHERTLITTLTKRMAEDLADYLTQAQIKVRWMHSELGAIERVEILRGLRLEEFDCLVGINLLREGLDLPEVSLVIILDADREGFLRSFSSLIQTSGRTARHLSGEVIMYADNMTDSMRKTIKETNRRRKMQIIYNEKHNITPTTIYKTREEIMGTTSIAPEGKPEEVRDEEEKYLPKIDKIELVKKLGREMKLAAEEWRFEDAAKIRDRIRRLKDELKPDDKNSSSGRFGKRGRHDKTNRIPKH; from the coding sequence ATGGAATTTAAACTTGTTTCGAAATACAAACCTGCCGGAGACCAGCCCCAGGCGATAGCCAAACTAATAAAAGGCGTTAAAAGAGGAGATAAATTCCAGACTCTTCTCGGCGTTACGGGCTCGGGAAAAACTTTTAGTATCGCAAACGTAATCCAGACCATCCAACTTCCTACACTCGTTATCTCCCACAACAAAACCCTTGCCGCACAACTTTACGGCGAGTTCAAAAGCTTCTTTCCCGAAAATGCCGTTGAATATTTTATTTCTTATTACGATTATTACCAGCCCGAAGCTTACCTTCCGGTTACCGATACTTATATCGAAAAAGACGCTTCCATAAATGAAGAAATTGAACGCCTGAGACTCAAGGCAACGTCTTCTCTTCTTGAACGAAAAGACACGGTTATCGTATCCTCGGTCTCCTGTATATACGGACTCGGCTCTCCCGAGACGTATCGCGAAATGATGGTACGAATAAAGTTAGGCGATGTTTTCGAACGGCAGGAACTAATAGCCCAATTAACCGATATCCACTACTCTCGAAACGATGTTGATTTCTCATCGGGAACGTTTCGAGTCAGGGGAGGCGTCATTGAACTTCATCCCGCATACAGCGAGTACGGCATAAGAATCGAACTGGAAGGCAATACCGTAACAAGAATTCGCGAAATCCACCCGACTACTTTTGATTCGGTAAAAGAACTTGAGTGGGCGCATATCTATCCTGCAAAACATTTCGTTGCGCCCCAGTCTACCATTGATAAAGCAATGCAAAATATACAAAAAGAATTAGACGACAGGCTAAAATATTTTCGTTCCCAAAATAAACTTCTTGAAGCCCAGCGTCTCGAAACCCGAACAAGATTTGATATGGAGATGATGCGCGAAGCGGGGTACTGCGCGGGTATAGAAAATTATTCACGCTGGCTGGCTAACAGAAAAGAAGGAGAACGTCCGTTTTGTTTGCTTGATTATTTCCCGGAAGAATTTCTAATGATAATAGATGAGTCTCACGTTACGATGCCTCAAATAAGAGGAATGTATAACGGTGACCGTTCACGAAAAGAAACGCTTGTGGAATACGGATTCCGTTTGCCGTCCGCTCTTGACAACAGGCCGTTAAGACTTGCCGAATTCGAAAAACTTATAAAGTCGGTAATATTTACATCCGCTACGCCTGCGGATTTCGAACGCCAGAACTCAGCCCAAATCGTGGAACAAATCGTCAGGCCTACGGGACTGATTGACCCGCCGATAACCGTAAAAAAGACCGAAAACCAGATAGACGACATTATTAAACTCGTAAAAGCGCGCGCAAAAAAACACGAGAGAACGCTTATTACTACGCTTACAAAACGAATGGCGGAAGACCTTGCCGACTACTTAACGCAGGCGCAAATCAAAGTAAGATGGATGCATTCGGAACTTGGCGCCATCGAAAGAGTAGAAATTTTAAGGGGATTGCGTCTGGAAGAATTCGATTGCCTTGTTGGGATTAACCTGCTTCGCGAGGGATTGGACTTGCCGGAAGTCTCGCTCGTGATAATACTGGATGCGGACAGGGAAGGCTTTTTGAGGTCGTTTTCTTCTCTCATACAAACCTCGGGAAGAACGGCAAGACACTTGAGCGGGGAAGTAATAATGTATGCGGACAATATGACGGATTCAATGAGAAAGACCATAAAAGAAACAAACCGCAGAAGAAAAATGCAGATAATTTATAATGAAAAACATAACATAACTCCGACGACGATATACAAAACACGTGAAGAAATAATGGGAACGACATCCATAGCGCCGGAAGGAAAACCCGAAGAAGTAAGAGACGAAGAAGAAAAATATTTGCCAAAAATTGATAAAATAGAACTCGTAAAAAAGTTGGGCAGGGAAATGAAACTTGCGGCGGAAGAGTGGAGATTTGAAGATGCCGCAAAAATAAGAGACAGAATAAGGAGGTTAAAAGATGAACTTAAACCCGATGATAAAAATAGCTCTTCAGGAAGATTTGGGAAGCGGGGACGTCACGACAAAACTAACCGTATCCCCAAACATTAA
- a CDS encoding radical SAM protein, with the protein MASKDFKICLIQPGMYSFIKGVGKQFRPEPLASIPLLYLGAVLQKEGFTNIKIINCIADKDMHTARDREFIRTTIPAPKLAKKIKDFNPDVIGITCMYSQNLPEAVSVARIAKKVLPNVPVILGGVHITGQPIETLKQYNCFDIGVIGEGEKTIVELIKHISSKRDSEALKNINGICFRQDNEIILTPPRDFISDLDTIPFPAYELADLKNFPNMYMLTSRGCPYQCTFCASQLNSGKKWRAHSVDYLIEHIKLLIHKYNIKHIPFLDDNFALNLERVSNLTDRIIEEKLDFQWDVLMRAERVSKELLLKMKKAGCQHITIGAESGDQEFLNKVMKKNLHLEDVVRFAELCEEIDMPLTVLFMVGMPGENEQTRKKTIEFQRLLWKKNCVRAVTPSIATPFVGTKLYEICKEKGYFEHDPTPEELAKTFLGLSGSLIKTKNFTPDDTIRFAIRSHLIQFSNPGKLLRKVFTHRSKAILRLFSIIGSLNNVK; encoded by the coding sequence ATGGCTTCTAAAGATTTTAAAATATGTTTAATACAACCCGGGATGTATTCCTTTATTAAGGGCGTAGGCAAACAATTCAGACCCGAACCCCTTGCTTCTATCCCCCTGCTTTATCTTGGAGCCGTTCTTCAAAAAGAAGGTTTTACCAACATTAAAATAATTAACTGCATTGCGGATAAAGATATGCATACGGCAAGAGACAGGGAGTTCATAAGAACGACTATCCCTGCACCAAAATTGGCAAAAAAAATAAAAGACTTCAACCCCGACGTTATCGGGATAACCTGTATGTACAGTCAGAACCTGCCCGAGGCAGTAAGTGTGGCGCGGATAGCCAAAAAGGTTCTTCCAAACGTTCCCGTAATTTTAGGCGGAGTACATATAACCGGGCAGCCTATCGAAACATTAAAACAATACAATTGTTTTGATATTGGGGTTATAGGCGAAGGCGAAAAAACTATAGTTGAACTCATAAAACACATCAGTAGTAAACGGGATTCGGAAGCCCTTAAAAATATTAACGGAATATGTTTCAGGCAGGACAATGAAATAATCCTCACTCCCCCGCGGGATTTTATTTCCGACCTCGATACCATTCCATTCCCTGCCTATGAACTTGCAGATTTGAAAAACTTTCCCAATATGTATATGCTTACCAGCAGGGGGTGTCCATACCAATGCACTTTTTGCGCATCCCAACTAAACTCCGGGAAAAAATGGAGAGCCCATTCCGTTGATTACCTGATAGAACATATAAAACTTCTTATTCATAAATACAACATAAAACACATACCTTTTCTGGACGATAATTTTGCGCTTAATCTGGAACGGGTTTCAAATCTTACGGACAGAATTATTGAAGAGAAACTGGATTTCCAATGGGATGTGTTGATGAGAGCAGAAAGGGTTTCAAAGGAACTGCTCTTGAAAATGAAAAAAGCGGGATGCCAACATATTACAATCGGCGCGGAATCGGGAGACCAGGAATTTTTGAATAAGGTTATGAAGAAGAATTTACATCTGGAAGATGTTGTAAGATTTGCAGAATTATGTGAAGAGATTGATATGCCGCTTACGGTTTTGTTTATGGTTGGGATGCCCGGGGAAAACGAACAAACCCGCAAAAAGACCATAGAATTCCAGAGGCTTTTATGGAAGAAAAATTGTGTCAGGGCGGTAACGCCCTCAATCGCTACTCCTTTTGTGGGGACGAAATTATATGAAATTTGCAAAGAAAAAGGATATTTTGAACATGACCCGACTCCCGAAGAACTTGCAAAAACGTTTCTTGGACTTAGCGGAAGTCTTATAAAAACAAAGAATTTTACTCCCGACGATACTATTCGATTCGCAATCAGGTCACACCTTATACAATTTTCTAATCCCGGCAAACTATTACGCAAAGTCTTTACGCATCGTTCTAAAGCTATTTTAAGATTATTTTCAATTATAGGCTCATTAAACAATGTCAAATAA
- a CDS encoding methyltransferase domain-containing protein — MEQNIGSHPTDVSYRNFYEHYRASMYAALYDTVEIFKRKYIIRLLQNKLNQHTKILDIGAGSGIMGEATLNPNNYFCMDIAFNRIKLHSLYTKIKGCSNLSIQGDACVLPIKNKSFDIVFCIETLEHIKYDREALKEINHILNANGKLLLTIPYDEKPVKELSASNSHINTYNENIIKKLALESGFSIEKIVFISKIVYLCWTLPKHIIYLLWLSFTGRLLKRLKGIEVPSYYNTTIHRKFILPVSMFILRFINSLGLAYTKTPYTFCGKAPGMIVILKKQ, encoded by the coding sequence ATGGAACAAAATATCGGTAGTCATCCAACGGATGTGAGTTATCGTAATTTTTACGAACACTATAGGGCATCTATGTACGCCGCTCTATATGATACCGTAGAAATATTTAAACGAAAATATATAATACGTTTATTGCAAAATAAACTAAACCAACATACAAAAATTTTAGACATAGGCGCAGGAAGCGGTATTATGGGTGAGGCAACACTGAACCCAAATAATTATTTTTGTATGGATATCGCTTTTAATCGCATTAAACTTCATTCTCTTTATACCAAAATAAAAGGATGCTCAAACCTTTCTATCCAGGGTGATGCTTGTGTCCTGCCTATAAAAAACAAGAGTTTTGACATTGTTTTTTGCATAGAAACATTAGAACATATCAAATACGATAGAGAAGCATTAAAAGAAATTAATCATATACTCAATGCAAATGGGAAACTTCTCTTAACCATTCCTTATGATGAAAAACCTGTCAAAGAATTATCCGCAAGCAATTCCCATATCAATACCTATAACGAAAATATAATAAAAAAATTGGCATTAGAATCGGGATTCTCGATTGAGAAAATAGTTTTCATAAGCAAAATTGTTTATTTGTGCTGGACGCTTCCCAAACATATCATTTATCTTTTATGGTTGAGTTTTACGGGGCGATTGCTAAAAAGACTTAAAGGAATCGAAGTTCCCTCTTATTACAATACGACTATTCACAGAAAATTCATTCTGCCCGTTTCTATGTTTATTCTTCGTTTTATTAATTCCCTTGGCCTGGCATATACTAAAACTCCGTATACTTTTTGCGGGAAAGCTCCGGGTATGATTGTTATATTAAAAAAACAATAA
- a CDS encoding putative immunity protein, whose translation MKKSKFSITYKVAPIIKLVNKTDHKTLAVWAIDCTERVLPYFEEKYPEDHRPRNAITTLHKWIKTGVFKMADIRKAALASHAAAREVNEDNPARSAARAAGQAVATAHVPTHSVGAASYALQAVYRAAILSNADDAVAKERDWQLQHLSDLRKKQKDVETPNSKIIDF comes from the coding sequence ATGAAAAAATCAAAATTTTCAATTACATATAAAGTAGCGCCAATTATAAAACTTGTAAACAAAACCGACCATAAAACATTAGCAGTCTGGGCAATTGATTGTACCGAACGTGTCCTGCCGTACTTTGAGGAAAAATATCCGGAAGACCATCGTCCTCGAAACGCGATTACAACTTTACATAAATGGATAAAAACGGGCGTATTTAAAATGGCGGATATACGCAAGGCTGCGCTTGCATCTCACGCGGCTGCCCGCGAAGTAAACGAGGATAATCCTGCTCGTTCTGCTGCCCGCGCCGCCGGTCAAGCGGTGGCAACCGCACATGTTCCCACTCATTCCGTTGGTGCGGCAAGTTATGCCTTGCAAGCTGTATATAGAGCCGCTATCCTCTCTAACGCCGATGATGCCGTAGCAAAAGAACGGGATTGGCAACTCCAACACTTGTCAGATTTGAGAAAAAAACAAAAGGATGTAGAAACCCCCAACTCTAAAATAATTGACTTTTAA
- a CDS encoding glycosyltransferase family 2 protein, which translates to MELKDMTVSIIIPVFNNSFDYLLRCLTAINHQTILPKEVIIVSDKQNNLGNYRFNVKTIQMGKPYSEATALSNGVRAAIGEIICVTDSDTEPYEDWLQKIIQTYNSAQNIGGVGGRDEIYRYDKLSKAKTVKTVGKLTAWGRLIGNHHNLLLAPQEVDFLKGANISFRKELITTFDENVTGFYWWEQPVCFKIKSCGYKLIYSPDIKVKHFKYNEQKSNEKNIFMHSKNTTYLILRYGFWIKKPLFLIYTFLIGQTHNPGILKVIVSSSLINSFGFLSASARGKILGIKLFLSVRKELLSTKKAN; encoded by the coding sequence ATGGAATTGAAAGATATGACCGTATCTATTATTATACCCGTATTTAATAATTCTTTTGATTACTTATTGCGTTGCTTGACAGCAATAAATCATCAAACAATCTTACCAAAAGAAGTGATTATTGTTTCAGACAAACAAAACAATTTAGGCAACTATCGTTTCAATGTTAAAACCATACAAATGGGAAAACCTTATTCTGAAGCGACAGCTCTTAGTAATGGCGTAAGAGCTGCCATCGGAGAAATCATTTGTGTTACAGACTCGGATACAGAACCCTATGAAGACTGGTTGCAAAAGATCATACAAACATACAATAGCGCACAAAATATTGGAGGCGTTGGAGGAAGGGATGAAATTTACCGATATGATAAATTAAGTAAAGCAAAAACAGTCAAAACGGTTGGAAAATTGACAGCATGGGGAAGATTGATTGGCAATCATCATAATCTACTTCTTGCTCCACAAGAAGTAGATTTTCTAAAGGGTGCAAATATAAGTTTTAGAAAAGAATTAATAACGACTTTTGATGAGAATGTAACCGGATTTTATTGGTGGGAACAACCGGTATGTTTTAAGATTAAATCCTGCGGTTATAAACTTATTTACAGTCCTGACATAAAAGTAAAACATTTCAAATATAACGAACAAAAAAGTAATGAAAAAAATATTTTTATGCATTCTAAAAACACAACTTATCTAATTTTAAGATATGGTTTTTGGATAAAAAAACCATTATTTCTTATTTATACTTTTCTTATAGGACAGACTCATAACCCCGGCATTTTAAAAGTAATAGTATCCAGCTCATTAATAAATTCCTTTGGTTTTTTATCTGCTTCTGCAAGAGGAAAAATTCTGGGGATTAAGCTTTTTTTGTCCGTGAGAAAAGAACTCCTATCCACGAAAAAAGCAAACTAA